In Natronomonas halophila, one DNA window encodes the following:
- a CDS encoding V-type ATP synthase subunit D: MAQDVKPTRKNLMQIEDRIELSERGHDTLEKKRDGLIMEFMDILDQAQDVRSDLDDNYERAQRNINMARAMEGDVAVRGAAAALKEHPEITTQSKNIMGVVVPQIESTKVKKSLDQRGYGLVGTSARIDEAADAYEELLESIILAAEVETAMKKMLDEIEKTKRRVNALEFKLLPELHEAQEYIEQKLEEQEREEIFRMKKIKAKKEEEEAEEREAETEAEPVPADD; this comes from the coding sequence ATGGCCCAGGACGTCAAGCCGACGCGGAAGAACCTCATGCAGATCGAGGACCGCATCGAACTCTCCGAGCGGGGCCACGACACGCTCGAAAAGAAGCGTGACGGCCTCATCATGGAGTTCATGGACATCCTCGATCAGGCACAGGACGTTCGTTCCGACCTGGACGACAACTACGAGCGCGCCCAGCGGAACATCAACATGGCCCGTGCCATGGAGGGCGACGTTGCGGTTCGCGGTGCCGCGGCGGCCCTGAAGGAACACCCCGAAATCACGACCCAATCGAAGAACATCATGGGCGTGGTCGTGCCGCAGATCGAATCCACGAAGGTCAAGAAGTCGCTGGACCAGCGTGGCTACGGGCTGGTCGGTACCTCCGCGCGCATCGACGAGGCCGCGGACGCCTACGAGGAACTGCTGGAGTCCATCATCCTCGCGGCCGAGGTCGAGACGGCGATGAAGAAGATGCTCGACGAAATCGAGAAGACCAAGCGCCGTGTCAACGCGCTGGAATTCAAACTCCTGCCCGAACTCCACGAGGCTCAGGAGTACATCGAGCAGAAACTCGAAGAGCAGGAACGCGAGGAGATCTTCCGCATGAAGAAGATCAAGGCCAAGAAGGAAGAAGAGGAGGCCGAGGAGCGCGAGGCCGAGACTGAGGCCGAACCAGTTCCGGCCGACGACTAA
- a CDS encoding DUF7504 family protein — translation MAQHLVGEIPDSATTVLVLSPTIDSDADVCVELSARARDVLVVAYAGANGTALRRAFDDHDADPPSIEELEIGADVDPNDLTRQGIAIAEAVSAGTEVCFDSLTALLQYADRERAFRFLHSLGERCAAASASIHYHLDPETADEQTVAAMSTLMDAVVDVEAGRLRVRPELQKD, via the coding sequence ATGGCCCAGCACCTCGTGGGGGAGATTCCCGACAGCGCCACGACGGTGCTGGTGTTGTCACCGACTATCGACAGCGACGCCGACGTCTGTGTTGAGTTGTCCGCGCGCGCGAGGGACGTCCTCGTGGTCGCCTACGCCGGTGCCAATGGGACGGCGCTCCGACGGGCATTCGATGACCACGATGCCGACCCGCCGTCTATCGAGGAACTCGAAATCGGGGCGGACGTCGACCCGAACGACCTGACGAGACAGGGAATCGCGATTGCCGAGGCAGTGAGTGCCGGCACCGAGGTGTGTTTCGACTCGCTGACCGCGCTCTTACAGTATGCCGACCGCGAGCGGGCCTTCCGGTTTTTGCATTCGCTGGGCGAGCGGTGTGCCGCCGCCTCCGCGAGCATTCATTACCATCTCGACCCCGAAACGGCCGACGAACAGACCGTGGCCGCGATGTCGACGCTGATGGATGCGGTCGTCGACGTTGAGGCCGGAAGACTGCGGGTGCGGCCGGAACTCCAGAAGGATTAA
- a CDS encoding ATP synthase subunit B, translating to MQKEYQTITEISGPLVFAEIDEPVGYDEIVEIETPNGETRRGQVLESTSEYVAIQVFEGTSGIDRNSSVRFLGETLQMPLTEDLLGRVLSGSGEPIDGGPEIEPDEERPIVGAAINPTAREYPEEFIQTGVSAIDGMNTLIRGQKLPIFSGSGLPHNDLALQIARQATVPEEEEEGDEGSEFAVIFGAMGITAEEANEFMDDFERTGALERSVVFMNLADDPAVERTVTPRMALTTAEYLAFDKGYHVLVILTDMTNYCEALREIGAAREEVPGRRGYPGYMYTDLAQLYERAGRIEGREGSVTQIPILTMPGDDDTHPIPDLTGYITEGQIYVDRDLDSQGIEPPVDVLPSLSRLMDDGIGEGYTREDHADVSDQLYAAYAEGEDLRDLVNIVGREALSERDNKYLDFADEFEEEFVQQGYDTNRDISETLDLGWDLLSNLPKEELNRIDEELIEEYYVEEEAATQTAD from the coding sequence ATGCAGAAGGAATACCAAACTATCACGGAGATCAGCGGACCGCTGGTGTTCGCCGAGATCGACGAGCCGGTCGGCTACGACGAGATCGTCGAGATCGAGACGCCGAACGGCGAAACGCGACGCGGTCAGGTGCTGGAATCCACCTCCGAGTACGTCGCGATTCAGGTGTTCGAGGGTACCTCGGGCATCGACCGCAACTCGTCGGTTCGGTTCCTCGGTGAGACCCTGCAGATGCCGCTGACCGAGGACCTCCTCGGGCGCGTCCTGTCAGGTTCCGGTGAACCCATCGACGGCGGACCCGAAATCGAACCGGACGAGGAACGACCCATCGTCGGCGCGGCTATCAACCCGACGGCCCGCGAATATCCCGAGGAGTTCATCCAGACGGGTGTCTCGGCCATCGACGGCATGAACACCCTCATTCGGGGCCAGAAGCTCCCCATCTTCTCGGGGTCCGGCCTGCCGCACAACGACCTCGCGCTCCAGATCGCCCGCCAGGCGACGGTGCCCGAGGAAGAAGAGGAAGGCGACGAGGGCTCGGAGTTCGCAGTCATCTTCGGCGCCATGGGTATCACGGCCGAAGAGGCCAACGAGTTCATGGACGACTTCGAGCGCACCGGCGCGCTGGAACGGTCGGTCGTCTTCATGAACCTTGCGGACGACCCCGCAGTCGAGCGGACGGTCACGCCGCGGATGGCGCTGACGACCGCCGAGTATCTCGCCTTCGACAAGGGCTACCACGTGCTCGTCATCCTGACGGACATGACCAACTACTGCGAGGCGCTGCGCGAAATCGGCGCCGCGCGTGAGGAGGTCCCGGGCCGCCGTGGCTACCCCGGTTACATGTACACGGACCTGGCACAGCTCTACGAGCGCGCCGGCCGTATCGAGGGTCGTGAGGGCTCTGTCACCCAGATTCCGATCCTCACGATGCCGGGTGACGACGACACCCACCCGATTCCGGACCTGACCGGCTACATTACCGAAGGGCAGATTTACGTCGACCGTGACCTCGACAGTCAGGGTATCGAACCGCCCGTCGACGTCCTGCCGAGCCTCTCGCGGCTGATGGACGACGGTATCGGCGAGGGCTACACCCGCGAGGACCACGCCGACGTCTCCGACCAGCTGTACGCTGCGTACGCAGAGGGTGAGGACCTGCGTGACCTCGTGAACATCGTCGGTCGTGAAGCGCTTTCCGAGCGTGACAACAAGTATCTGGACTTCGCCGACGAGTTCGAAGAGGAGTTCGTCCAGCAGGGCTACGACACGAACCGCGACATCAGCGAGACGCTGGACCTCGGTTGGGACCTCCTGAGCAACCTGCCGAAAGAGGAACTCAACCGTATCGACGAGGAACTCATCGAAGAGTACTACGTCGAGGAAGAAGCAGCGACCCAGACCGCGGACTGA